The following are encoded together in the Arvicanthis niloticus isolate mArvNil1 chromosome 9, mArvNil1.pat.X, whole genome shotgun sequence genome:
- the LOC117715420 gene encoding N-acetyltransferase 8, whose product MASFHIRQFQERDYKQVVDVFSRGMEEHIPTGFRHLLTLPRTFLLLAGVPLAIFLVSGSRLLAVVCIFFLLLFLVFLASKPWKDYVSKCLHTDMADITKSYLNAHGSFWVAESGGQVVGIVGALPVKDPPLGRKQMQLFRLSVSSQHRGQGIAKALVRTVLQFARDRGYSDVVLETGLLQQGAVTLYYSMGFQKTGESFMDILTWLVDVSLIHFIYPLPSAQKHEL is encoded by the coding sequence ATGGCTTCTTTTCACATCCGCCAATTCCAGGAGAGGGATTACAAACAGGTCGTGGATGTCTTCTCCAGGGGCATGGAGGAGCATATCCCCACAGGCTTCCGCCACCTGCTGACACTGCCCCGAACCTTCCTGCTGCTAGCTGGGGTGCCCCTTGCCATATTCCTGGTGTCTGGCTCTAGGCTCCTGGCTGTTGTATgcatcttctttctgctcctATTCTTGGTGTTCCTTGCCAGCAAACCCTGGAAGGATTATGTGTCCAAATGTTTACACACAGACATGGCTGACATCACCAAGTCTTACCTGAATGCACATGGCTCCTTCTGGGTGGCTGAGTCTGGGGGGCAGGTAGTGGGCATTGTGGGTGCTCTGCCAGTCAAGGATCCTCCATTAGGGAGGAAGCAGATGCAGCTCTTTCGCCTGTCTGTGTCCTCACAGCATCGAGGACAGGGGATAGCAAAAGCGCTGGTCAGAACTGTTCTCCAGTTTGCACGGGATCGGGGCTACAGTGATGTTGTCCTTGAGACTGGCCTTTTGCAGCAAGGTGCTGTGACTCTCTACTACAGCATGGGCTTCCAGAAGACAGGTGAATCCTTCATGGACATACTCACATGGCTTGTGGATGTTTCTCTAATTCATTTTATATACCCACTCCCTTCTGCTCAGAAACATGAGTtgtga